Genomic window (Kosakonia sp. BYX6):
CAACTGCGTGACGCCGAAGCGTTGTACGGTCTGCTAAAAGATGAGATGAGCGATATCCTCGCGAAAGTGGATGAGCCGCTGAATATTGAAGGCAAAACCCCGTTTGTTATTTTGATGGTCGGTGTTAATGGCGTGGGTAAAACCACTACCATTGGTAAGCTGGCGCGTCAATTTGAACAGCAGGGCAAATCGGTAATGTTGGCGGCGGGCGATACCTTTCGCGCGGCGGCGGTTGAGCAGCTTCAGGTTTGGGGCCAGCGCAACGACATTCCGGTGATTGCTCAGCATACCGGTGCGGATTCCGCCTCGGTCATTTTTGATGCTATCCAGGCGGCGAAAGCGCGCAATGTGGATGTGCTGATTGCAGATACCGCCGGTCGTCTGCAAAACAAAGCGCACCTGATGGAAGAGCTGAAAAAAATTGTGCGTGTGATGAAGAAGCTGGACGAAGACGCGCCGCATGAAGTGATGCTCACTATCGATGCCAGCACCGGGCAAAATGCGATAAGCCAGGCCAAACTGTTCCACGAAGCGGTAAGTTTGACCGGTATTACGCTGACCAAGCTTGACGGCACCGCGAAAGGCGGCGTTATTTTCTCAGTGGCGGATCAGTTTGGCATTCCTATCCGCTACATTGGTGTCGGCGAACGTATAGAGGATTTGCGTCCGTTTAACGCGGGCGATTTTATAGAGGCGCTTTTTGCCCGAGAGGATTAACAATGATTCGCTTTGAACATGTCAGCAAAGCCTATCTCGGTGGGAGACAAGCGTTGCAGGGGGTAACTTTCCACCTGCAACAGGGCGAGATGGCCTTTCTGACCGGGCATTCCGGCGCGGGGAAAAGTACCCTGCTGAAGC
Coding sequences:
- the ftsY gene encoding signal recognition particle-docking protein FtsY, yielding MANEKKRGFFSWLGFGQKEQADEAQSEQQNVTEQPVEETPVVEPVADSEKFAEEVVEVSEQLAHEEEVQPEPEAVVVEETPVAIEHEELPLPEEVIEQEPGAEEWLAEAEPLEELVYEEDAPLSDEELDAQALAAEAAEEAVMVVPEEETAQEQEKPTKEGFFARLKRSLLKTKENLGSGFISLFRGKKIDDDLFEELEEQLLIADVGVETTRKIITNLTEGASRKQLRDAEALYGLLKDEMSDILAKVDEPLNIEGKTPFVILMVGVNGVGKTTTIGKLARQFEQQGKSVMLAAGDTFRAAAVEQLQVWGQRNDIPVIAQHTGADSASVIFDAIQAAKARNVDVLIADTAGRLQNKAHLMEELKKIVRVMKKLDEDAPHEVMLTIDASTGQNAISQAKLFHEAVSLTGITLTKLDGTAKGGVIFSVADQFGIPIRYIGVGERIEDLRPFNAGDFIEALFARED